A single window of Botrytis cinerea B05.10 chromosome 15, complete sequence DNA harbors:
- the Bcalg6 gene encoding Bcalg6, which produces MAGPSPSPHKTRSRGQRSKKAMSESDSIVTPTTPTARRMSGNQPTYPLASLLWSARSSTSQWVVLPLILMAVGLFRWAAGLWGYSGFQSPPMHGDYEAQRHWMEITTQLPISQWYFHDLEWWGLDYPPLTAYHSWVLGKIGGLINPSWFALHTSRGLDDPTMKVFMRATVIISEYLVFVPAAVIFVRRLSKLQAVNIWTASIALTAILMQPGSILIDHAHFQYNTVMLGLVLASMSSVLAGRYMWSCVFFVMALGFKQMALYYAPAMFAYLLGVCIFPINIPRFLGIAIVTLVSFAVLFLPLFLGAIYDKSQGISARPELDGYAAPLPILSHLSYMFDYRAWYYPIIQQSAQVIYRVFPFARGLFEDKVANFWCALNVAIKLRNFDQGLLQKASLLITLASITPPCLIIFFKPRKDLLPLALATSAWGFFLFSFQVHEKSVLLPLMPMTVMLAGRGGLSKGTRSWIAFANVLGAFTMFPLLQRVELRVPYFVLVLLWLYLLGLPPFSFEVYAQHNDGNWIGFGTTLIHTLFYQAMVAWHLGEIFWTPPAPFPDFWVVMNVAVGVSGFGICYLWCLWSLAVESGLLQSSKTEKIKAKAKKVQ; this is translated from the exons ATGGCTGGACCTTCTCCCTCGCCGCACAAAACTCGATCGCGAGGTCAACGATCAAAAAAAGCTATGTCTGAGAGTGATTCAATAGTCACTCCTACCACGCCAACAGCTAGGCGTATGAGTGGAAATCAACCTACATATCCATTGGCCTCTCTACTTTGGTCTGCGCGTAGTTCGACATCGCAATGGGTGGTTCTTCCTCTAATACTGATGGCCGTGGGCTTGTTTAGGTGGGCTGCTGGACTTTGGGGATACTCTG GATTTCAAAGCCCACCGATGCATGGCGATTACGAAGCTCAGAGACACTGGATGGAGATTACAACACAACTTCCGATCTCACAATGGTACTTCCATGATCTCGAATGGTGGGGATTGGACTATCCGCCCTTAACCGCATATCATAGTTGGGTTCTTGGAAAGATTGGAGGACTTATAAACCCCTCGTGGTTCGCCTTACACACATCGCGAGGACTCGATGATCCAACAATGAAGGTTTTCATGAGAGCTACAGTTATTATTTCCGAATATCTAGTGTTCGTACCCGCAGCGGTCATCTTCGTTCGGCGGTTAAGCAAGCTCCAAGCTGTAAATATATGGACAGCATCAATTGCTCTGACAGCAATACTTATGCAACCTGGGTCAATCCTCATCGACCATGCAcattttcaatacaatacagtTATGCTTGGATTGGTTCTGGCTAGCATGTCTAGTGTACTAGCTGGAAGATACATGTGGAGCTGTGTGTTTTTTGTCATGGCATTGGGATTCAAGCAGATGGCTTTATATTATGCTCCTGCAATGTTTGCATACCTACTGGGAGTGTGCATATTTCCTATCAATATTCCTAGGTTCTTAGGCATCGCGATTGTTACTTTGGTATCATTCGCGGTCCTATTCTTGCCCCTGTTCCTGGGTGCTATCTACGATAAAAGTCAGGGTATCAGTGCCCGACCAGAGCTTGATGGTTATGCAGCGCCATTACCCATTCTTAGCCATCTTTCGTACATGTTTGATTACCGCGCTTGGTATTATCCTATCATACAGCAAAGTGCACAGGTCATATACCGAGTGTTCCCCTTCGCGCGGGGCCTTTTTGAAGATAAAGTGGCCAACTTCTGGTGTGCATTGAATGTCGCTATCAAGCTCCGAAACTTTGACCAGGGTCTTCTTCAAAAAGCTTCACTACTCATCACTCTAGCATCCATCACTCCTCCATGCTTgattatcttcttcaaaccaCGAAAAGACCTATTGCCATTGGCCTTAGCAACATCAGCGTGGGGATTCTTCCTATTCAGTTTCCAGGTACACGAGAAAAGCGTTTTGCTGCCTCTAATGCCGATGACTGTGATGTTGGCTGGTCGAGGAGGACTTAGCAAAGGAACCCGATCATGGATAGCATTTGCCAATGTTCTTGGTGCTTTCACAATGTTTCCATTATTGCAAAGAGTAGAGTTGCGTGTTCCTTACTTCGTTCTGGTTCTCTTGTGGCTATACCTTCTTGGGCTTCCacccttttcttttgaggTGTATGCGCAGCATAATGATGGCAATTGGATAGGATTCGGGACAACATTGATACACACGCTCTTCTACCAGGCAATGGTCGCTTGGCATTTAGGAGAAATTTTCTGGACACCACCTGCTCCTTTTCCTGATTTTTGGGTAGTAATGAATGTCGCAGTTGGAGTCTCTGGGTTTGGTATATGTTACTTATGGTGCCTATGGTCCTTGGCTGTTGAAAGCGGTCTTCTGCAGTCCTCGAAGACGGAAAAGATAAAGGCGAAAGCGAAGAAGGTTCAGTGA